One segment of Halanaerobiaceae bacterium ANBcell28 DNA contains the following:
- a CDS encoding response regulator transcription factor, whose translation MVSVYLVDDHPFVREGLKTYLSTQDEIEVLGEADNGETAVKEIIELEVDVAIIDLHLPGMDGIEVIRQIKEAGLITQLIVLSSFSNDDEVIAAINAGAISYLMKDSPPKKLLEAIIAARQGEPVLHPRIARKLMKRVKSKKEIKRITLTEREKEVLYELTNGKSNKEIGEKLFISDKTVKTHVSNILRKLDVKDRTQAVIKAIETKLIDR comes from the coding sequence ATGGTATCTGTTTATTTAGTAGATGATCACCCTTTTGTTAGAGAGGGTTTAAAAACTTATTTAAGCACACAAGATGAAATAGAAGTTTTAGGAGAAGCTGATAATGGAGAAACAGCTGTGAAAGAAATTATAGAATTGGAAGTTGATGTAGCAATTATTGATCTACATTTGCCAGGAATGGATGGTATTGAAGTAATTCGCCAGATAAAAGAAGCTGGACTTATTACTCAGCTTATTGTGCTATCTAGCTTTTCTAATGATGATGAAGTTATTGCTGCTATTAATGCAGGAGCTATAAGTTATTTAATGAAAGATTCTCCCCCTAAAAAGTTATTAGAGGCTATTATTGCTGCGCGTCAGGGAGAACCAGTTTTACATCCAAGAATAGCTAGAAAACTTATGAAGAGAGTAAAAAGTAAAAAAGAAATAAAAAGAATTACACTCACTGAACGGGAAAAAGAGGTCTTGTATGAGTTAACTAATGGAAAGTCAAATAAAGAAATTGGGGAAAAACTATTTATTTCTGATAAAACAGTTAAGACACATGTTAGTAATATATTACGAAAATTGGATGTAAAAGATAGGACACAAGCTGTTAT